A stretch of DNA from Candidatus Parvarchaeota archaeon:
CCGACTCCACATACCAAAAAACCGTGTTTTTTTACTCAAACGTGCCTTATCAGATAGTTGACAGCGACGAGGGAAAGATGGTTGTTTACACAATCGCAAGCCCGAAAAAGACAAACGTGATAAGAACCGATGCCATTGTCAGGATTGATTACTCTGGCGCAAGGCTTACCGACAACAAGGACAGCTCCGATGATGCAGGCGATTTGAACGACCCACAAAACCCCTATCTGAACGGAGGCTCGCTTGTCATTCTTGACAACCAGGTGCAGGGAATTGCAAACCAGCTAAAGCGTCAAAGCGACCTTGAAACCATTACTGCAATAGTGGACTGGACAAACAAGTACATCACCTATGACGAGGCTTATGCAAACACCAATCTTTCCACAAGGCAGATACTTGAGCTTAAACGCGGGACGTGCGACGAGTATGCTCACCTTGCGCTTGCACTTGCGCGAGCAAACGGAATACCTGCAAGATTCCCAATCGGGTATGTTTATTCAGGCCAAAAATGGGACTTGCACGCCTGGGTGGAGTTTTACATTCCAGGCTACGGCTGGATTGAGGCTGACCCGACCTATAACGAGCTGGGTCGAATTGATGCAAGCCACGTGCGGCTGGCTTACGGCTCAGAGCAATCAAAGATACTCCAGAGAATCAGCACATTTGGGACAGGGCAGACCCTGCCAAAGGTGAAAAGCCATTTTGGCATAAAGTTTGTGGATACTGAAAGCTTTGATTCACAGGACTTGGAAGTAGGCGTTGCAAGCTCAGATGCCGCAGGAGACTTGCAAAGGATAAGTATAGGATTTGCCAACAAGGACAGCTACGAGCTTTTTGTGCCGTATGACATATATGGTGCAAAGGGGCTTGAGATGCAAAGCCCAAGCAGGGGGCTTGTGCTTGTAAAGCCCGGACAAACAAAAGAGGTTGAAGTACTGTTTAAAGTCCCAAAGCCTGAGGAAAATGTGATATACACTTACCCATACGTTGTTTCAACTCCTTATTCTGACACGAGTTTAACGTTCACATGGCCACCCGGAGCAACAGTGCCGACTAAGAACAATGAACCTGGAGACACTCCAGCCAAACCAACACCAGAAAAGCCTGCTACCCAATGCCTGAGCCTTTATGCCCTTGTTGCCGCACTAGGACTTTTTGCAGCTTGGAAAAAGTAGGCAGTGGGGAAACGTTTGCGGCGACC
This window harbors:
- a CDS encoding transglutaminase domain-containing protein, encoding MRGKSHFGLAFFFLVLFLLLPLVFPQAQTDPKDVKKIGIAKIEVTSNITIEFEQEPIGIDYVNFSTFYPSDSTYQKTVFFYSNVPYQIVDSDEGKMVVYTIASPKKTNVIRTDAIVRIDYSGARLTDNKDSSDDAGDLNDPQNPYLNGGSLVILDNQVQGIANQLKRQSDLETITAIVDWTNKYITYDEAYANTNLSTRQILELKRGTCDEYAHLALALARANGIPARFPIGYVYSGQKWDLHAWVEFYIPGYGWIEADPTYNELGRIDASHVRLAYGSEQSKILQRISTFGTGQTLPKVKSHFGIKFVDTESFDSQDLEVGVASSDAAGDLQRISIGFANKDSYELFVPYDIYGAKGLEMQSPSRGLVLVKPGQTKEVEVLFKVPKPEENVIYTYPYVVSTPYSDTSLTFTWPPGATVPTKNNEPGDTPAKPTPEKPATQCLSLYALVAALGLFAAWKK